From Halorubrum salinarum, the proteins below share one genomic window:
- a CDS encoding TrkH family potassium uptake protein, with protein sequence MSTSIRVGWRASVGLTGDVLAALPVPLAFPLLLAFYYGESPVPFLAAIAVSLALGAAFRSTRDPAEDLGPREAFLAVALIWFLVAAVGAIPFVVAGVGTVAHPVNAMFESMSGLTTTGATVLRDFSVHSRSVMMWRQVIQWLGGLGILILATAVLSEIGVGGAQLMESESQTQDVNKLTPKISRTAQLIWGIYFGLTGLAIAVYFLLGLAVDPQMDLYNAVAHAFTSVATAGFSPEPLSVGAFHPLIQWAVVPFMVIGSTSFVLIYFAINGEPMRLLRNEEFHFYLGAMGTLASIVAVSLFLDPSTGFGAEATVRHAVFNVASIVTTTGYASTDYVLWAPAAKHMLFMGMFVGGMVGSTTCSIKSLRWLVALKSFRRNLYTAIHPESVRPVRISGKSIEEGAIRDIYAYLLLSIVIFFLLAVVIVVDAERAGLRVSEFEALGAAATTFLNIGPAFGDAGPYGTFATFPLSTRAVMVVLMWIGRIEIIPVLVLFTKAFWTS encoded by the coding sequence GTGAGCACCAGCATCCGCGTCGGGTGGCGGGCCAGCGTCGGACTCACCGGCGACGTCCTCGCCGCCCTCCCCGTCCCGCTCGCGTTCCCCCTCCTCCTCGCGTTCTACTACGGCGAGTCCCCCGTCCCGTTCCTCGCCGCGATCGCGGTCTCGCTCGCGCTCGGCGCGGCGTTCCGGTCGACGCGGGACCCGGCGGAGGACCTCGGGCCGCGGGAGGCGTTCCTCGCGGTGGCGCTGATCTGGTTCCTCGTCGCCGCGGTCGGCGCGATCCCATTCGTCGTGGCGGGGGTCGGCACGGTCGCGCACCCGGTCAACGCGATGTTCGAGTCGATGAGCGGGCTGACGACGACGGGCGCGACCGTGCTGCGGGACTTCTCCGTCCACTCGCGGTCCGTCATGATGTGGCGGCAGGTGATCCAGTGGCTCGGGGGGCTCGGCATCCTCATCCTGGCGACCGCGGTGCTCTCGGAGATCGGCGTCGGCGGGGCCCAGCTCATGGAGTCGGAGTCGCAGACCCAGGACGTCAACAAGCTCACGCCGAAGATCTCTCGGACGGCGCAGCTGATCTGGGGGATCTACTTCGGGCTCACGGGGCTGGCGATCGCCGTCTACTTCCTGCTCGGCCTCGCCGTCGACCCGCAGATGGACCTGTACAACGCGGTCGCGCACGCGTTCACCTCGGTCGCGACCGCCGGCTTCTCGCCGGAGCCGCTCTCGGTCGGGGCGTTCCACCCGCTGATCCAGTGGGCGGTGGTCCCGTTCATGGTGATCGGCTCGACCAGCTTCGTCCTCATCTACTTCGCCATCAACGGCGAGCCGATGCGCCTGCTGCGAAACGAGGAGTTCCACTTCTACCTCGGCGCGATGGGGACGCTCGCGTCGATCGTCGCGGTCTCGCTGTTCCTCGACCCGAGCACCGGGTTCGGCGCCGAGGCAACGGTCCGGCACGCCGTGTTCAACGTCGCCTCCATCGTGACGACGACCGGGTACGCGAGCACCGACTACGTGCTGTGGGCGCCCGCGGCCAAGCACATGCTGTTCATGGGCATGTTCGTCGGCGGGATGGTCGGGTCGACCACCTGCTCGATCAAGTCGCTGCGGTGGCTGGTGGCGCTGAAGTCGTTCCGCCGGAACCTCTACACCGCGATCCACCCCGAGTCGGTGCGGCCGGTCCGGATCTCGGGGAAGTCGATCGAGGAGGGGGCGATCCGCGACATCTACGCGTACCTCCTCCTCAGCATCGTGATCTTCTTCCTGCTCGCCGTCGTCATCGTCGTCGACGCCGAGCGGGCCGGGCTCCGCGTCTCCGAGTTCGAGGCGCTCGGCGCCGCGGCGACGACGTTCCTCAACATCGGGCCGGCGTTCGGCGACGCGGGGCCGTACGGCACCTTCGCGACGTTCCCGCTGAGTACGCGGGCCGTGATGGTCGTGCTGATGTGGATCGGCCGGATCGAGATCATCCCCGTCCTCGTGCTGTTCACGAAGGCGTTCTGGACCTCCTGA
- the trkA gene encoding Trk system potassium transporter TrkA → MYVVVIGAGEVGTSIAASLASDHEVVVVDVDPDRAEQLKYELDVLTIAGDGTSSEIQSAAEVDRADMVIACTDDDQTNLVACGTAKTLGDGFTIARVKSTDFLRTWEGGEGAFGVDFMVCTDLLTAENIVRVIGLPAAVDVDPFAGGLVQMAEFEIAEGSPVAGQTVSEADRFESLTFVGLFRNGDMIIPRGDTDIAVGDRAVVIGSPESVQSFATDVAPEATPDRADEIVVVGGSEIGYQTARLLEERDFRPRLIEQDADRARWLAENLPDTVVMEHDATDTEFLAREHVDEADIVVTALRSDEKNLLISVLAKRLGVDRVIAVVDSPDYVTVFEEIGIDIAVNPRTVTAEEITRFTYESVAENIAVLENDQAEVLELELTEGCGLVGRPISEIVADSDVRFVIGAITRDHRLVTPRGGTVLQAGDHVILLVESDSVSDIASMA, encoded by the coding sequence ATGTACGTGGTCGTCATCGGGGCCGGCGAGGTCGGGACGAGCATCGCCGCCAGTCTCGCGTCGGACCACGAAGTCGTCGTCGTGGACGTCGATCCGGACCGGGCGGAACAGCTCAAGTACGAACTCGACGTCCTCACCATCGCGGGCGACGGCACCTCCTCGGAGATCCAGTCGGCCGCCGAGGTCGACCGCGCGGACATGGTCATCGCTTGTACCGACGACGACCAGACGAACCTCGTCGCCTGCGGCACCGCCAAGACGCTCGGGGACGGGTTCACGATCGCCCGCGTCAAGAGCACCGACTTCCTCCGCACGTGGGAGGGCGGCGAGGGCGCCTTCGGCGTCGACTTCATGGTGTGTACGGACCTGCTGACCGCGGAGAACATCGTCCGCGTCATCGGGCTCCCGGCGGCCGTCGACGTCGACCCGTTCGCCGGCGGCCTCGTCCAGATGGCCGAGTTCGAGATCGCCGAGGGGAGCCCCGTCGCCGGACAGACCGTCTCGGAGGCGGACCGCTTCGAGTCGCTCACGTTCGTCGGCCTGTTCCGGAACGGCGACATGATCATCCCCCGCGGGGACACCGACATCGCCGTCGGCGACCGCGCGGTGGTGATCGGGAGCCCCGAGAGCGTCCAGTCGTTCGCGACCGACGTCGCGCCCGAGGCGACGCCCGACCGCGCCGACGAGATCGTGGTCGTCGGCGGCAGCGAGATCGGCTACCAGACCGCCCGGCTCCTGGAGGAGCGCGACTTCAGGCCGCGGCTGATCGAGCAGGACGCCGACCGCGCGCGGTGGCTCGCTGAGAACCTCCCGGACACCGTCGTCATGGAGCACGACGCGACGGACACGGAGTTCCTCGCCCGCGAGCACGTCGACGAGGCCGACATCGTCGTCACGGCGCTCCGCTCGGACGAGAAGAACCTCCTCATCTCCGTGCTCGCCAAGCGCCTCGGCGTCGACCGCGTGATCGCCGTCGTCGACAGCCCCGACTACGTCACCGTCTTCGAGGAGATCGGCATCGACATCGCGGTCAACCCCCGCACGGTGACCGCCGAGGAGATCACGCGGTTCACCTACGAGAGCGTCGCGGAGAACATCGCCGTGCTGGAGAACGACCAGGCGGAGGTGCTCGAACTCGAACTCACCGAGGGGTGCGGGCTCGTCGGCCGACCGATCTCGGAGATCGTCGCCGACAGCGACGTGCGGTTCGTCATCGGCGCGATCACACGGGACCACCGGCTGGTCACGCCCCGCGGTGGCACGGTGCTTCAGGCCGGCGACCACGTCATCCTCCTCGTGGAGTCCGACTCCGTGAGCGACATCGCCTCGATGGCCTGA
- a CDS encoding mechanosensitive ion channel family protein, whose amino-acid sequence MSAAAGPAGVVAVAGTLRPYLGPVTDLVVDAAIFLAVVVATYLLYKAVVTPLVTRVFDRQGLDEHARRPLQKIVAFLVLFAGVTVAFGAAGYQGFLRSLATIAAAATLAIGFALQDVIKNFVAGVFIYTDKPFRIGDWIEWNGNSGVVEDISFRVTRVRTFDNELLTVPNHALTSDVVKNPVAKKTLRLKFVFGIDYEDDVEKATDIIVEEAEKSDAILDDPAPSVRLTELADSYVGLQSRIWIEDPSRADFVKARADYVKAVKKRFDEEDISIPFPQRTVSGRNEWTDPASFGGATGGAGGDS is encoded by the coding sequence ATGAGCGCCGCCGCGGGGCCGGCCGGCGTCGTCGCGGTCGCGGGGACGCTCCGCCCGTACCTCGGGCCGGTGACGGACCTCGTCGTCGACGCCGCCATCTTCCTCGCCGTCGTCGTCGCGACGTACCTGCTCTACAAGGCGGTCGTCACCCCGCTCGTCACGCGGGTCTTCGACAGGCAGGGGCTCGACGAGCACGCCCGGCGCCCGCTCCAGAAGATCGTGGCGTTCCTGGTGCTGTTCGCCGGCGTCACGGTCGCGTTCGGCGCGGCGGGGTACCAGGGGTTCCTGCGATCGCTGGCGACGATCGCGGCCGCGGCGACGCTCGCGATCGGCTTCGCGCTCCAGGACGTGATCAAGAACTTCGTCGCGGGCGTGTTCATCTACACCGACAAGCCGTTCCGCATCGGCGACTGGATCGAGTGGAACGGCAACTCGGGCGTCGTCGAGGACATCTCGTTCCGCGTCACCCGCGTCCGCACGTTCGACAACGAGCTGCTCACGGTGCCGAACCACGCCCTGACGAGCGACGTGGTGAAGAACCCGGTCGCGAAGAAGACGCTCCGCCTGAAGTTCGTCTTCGGGATCGACTACGAGGACGACGTCGAGAAGGCGACGGACATCATCGTCGAGGAGGCCGAGAAGAGCGACGCCATCCTCGACGACCCGGCGCCGTCGGTCCGCCTCACCGAGCTGGCCGACTCCTACGTCGGCCTCCAGTCGCGGATCTGGATCGAGGACCCCTCGCGGGCGGACTTCGTGAAGGCGCGTGCCGACTACGTGAAGGCCGTCAAGAAACGGTTCGACGAGGAGGACATCTCCATCCCCTTCCCGCAGCGGACGGTCTCGGGGCGCAACGAGTGGACTGACCCCGCGTCGTTCGGCGGCGCGACGGGCGGCGCCGGCGGGGACTCGTAG
- a CDS encoding YhbY family RNA-binding protein, whose product MSDQELRKEAHDLDVTVWVGKHGIDSVVDELADQLDDRKLVKVKFLRAARGGTTTEELAEELADAVGADLIETRGNTAVLH is encoded by the coding sequence ATGAGCGACCAGGAACTGCGGAAGGAGGCGCACGACCTCGACGTCACCGTCTGGGTCGGGAAGCACGGCATCGACTCCGTCGTCGACGAGCTGGCGGACCAGCTCGACGACCGGAAGCTGGTGAAGGTGAAGTTCCTCCGCGCGGCCCGCGGGGGCACCACGACAGAGGAGCTCGCCGAGGAACTCGCGGACGCGGTCGGGGCGGACCTGATCGAGACGCGCGGGAACACCGCGGTGCTCCACTGA
- a CDS encoding SHOCT domain-containing protein, giving the protein MVDDDETLRDRFRRNASGIAATTVTGTWLAALLLGFDWWLGFMLFGYIVIVPVVSMLFDEEGGESDFEEYETDPLWGRHGETADSDDESADTADALERLRTRYANGDLTDEQFERKLDRLLETETPEDAAEWAERNRAADRERDVERER; this is encoded by the coding sequence ATGGTCGACGACGACGAGACCCTCCGCGACCGGTTCCGTCGCAACGCGAGCGGCATCGCCGCCACGACGGTCACCGGGACGTGGCTCGCCGCCCTCCTGCTCGGGTTCGACTGGTGGCTCGGGTTCATGCTGTTCGGCTACATCGTGATCGTTCCGGTCGTCTCGATGCTGTTCGACGAGGAGGGCGGAGAGTCCGACTTCGAGGAGTACGAGACCGATCCCCTGTGGGGCAGACACGGCGAGACGGCGGACAGCGACGACGAGTCCGCCGACACCGCGGACGCCCTCGAACGGCTGCGGACCCGCTACGCGAACGGCGACCTCACCGACGAGCAGTTCGAGCGGAAGCTCGACCGCCTCCTGGAGACCGAGACCCCCGAGGACGCCGCCGAGTGGGCCGAGCGAAACCGGGCCGCCGACCGGGAGCGCGACGTCGAACGCGAGCGGTGA
- a CDS encoding DUF5797 family protein: protein MSLTDEERDRLADVVRLQPTKNGELQDAWEMESGSEVHGYLENHLKEYYYRDDDSLIRATAEANDLVDVEPGVEPDAVARGGVPETIRVPELESRVVDVLARPDERSQSVVSVLNALREAYDVDPEVDAVRRALRSLERKNVVEVVYRTVPTFRLAVDRDEITVEIES, encoded by the coding sequence ATGAGCCTCACCGACGAGGAACGCGACCGGCTCGCCGACGTGGTCCGCCTCCAGCCGACGAAGAACGGCGAGCTCCAGGACGCGTGGGAGATGGAGAGCGGCAGCGAGGTCCACGGCTACCTGGAGAACCACCTGAAGGAGTACTACTACCGCGACGACGACAGCCTGATCCGCGCGACTGCGGAGGCGAACGACCTCGTCGACGTGGAGCCGGGCGTCGAGCCCGACGCGGTCGCGCGCGGCGGCGTGCCGGAGACGATCCGCGTCCCCGAGCTGGAGTCGCGGGTGGTCGACGTGCTCGCCCGCCCGGACGAGCGCTCGCAGTCCGTCGTCAGCGTGCTCAACGCGCTCCGGGAGGCGTACGACGTCGACCCCGAGGTCGACGCGGTGCGGCGCGCGCTCCGCAGCCTCGAACGCAAGAACGTCGTCGAGGTCGTCTACCGCACCGTGCCGACGTTCCGGCTGGCGGTCGACCGCGACGAGATAACCGTCGAAATCGAGTCGTAG
- the gatA gene encoding Asp-tRNA(Asn)/Glu-tRNA(Gln) amidotransferase subunit GatA, with amino-acid sequence MAADINAFVTEATIEGDGDGPLAGTTVAVKDNISTEGIRTTCGSEMLADYVPPYSATVVDRLTEAGATVVGKTNMDEFGMGTTTETSAFGPTRNPVDTDRVPGGSSGGSAAAVAAGEADVALGSDTGGSVRCPAAFCGVVGIKPTYGLVSRYGLIAYANSLEQIGPIAGTVEEAAAALDVIAGDDPNDGTTRDLREVEGADPDASYAAAADGDVAGLTVGVPTELFEGADERVVETVEAAIDDLEAQGAETTEISLPSVEHAVQAYYVIAMAEASSNLARFDGVRYGHRSDADGNWNESFAETREEGFGAEVKRRILLGTYALSAGYHDKYYEKAQDARAWVRRDFEDAFDDVDVIASPTMPVLPFELGESLDDPLRMYLADANTTPVNLANLPAVSVPAGEADGLPVGLQLVGPKFGEETIVRAASAVEER; translated from the coding sequence ATGGCGGCCGACATCAACGCCTTCGTCACGGAGGCGACGATCGAGGGCGACGGCGACGGCCCCCTCGCGGGCACGACCGTCGCGGTGAAGGACAACATCTCCACGGAGGGGATCCGGACGACCTGCGGCTCGGAGATGCTTGCCGACTACGTCCCGCCCTACTCCGCGACCGTCGTCGACCGCCTGACCGAGGCGGGCGCGACGGTTGTCGGCAAGACGAACATGGACGAGTTCGGGATGGGGACGACGACCGAGACCTCCGCGTTCGGCCCCACGCGGAACCCGGTCGACACCGACCGCGTCCCGGGCGGCTCCTCCGGCGGCTCTGCGGCCGCGGTCGCGGCGGGCGAGGCCGACGTGGCGCTCGGCTCCGACACCGGCGGCTCGGTGCGCTGTCCGGCCGCCTTCTGCGGCGTCGTCGGGATCAAGCCCACCTACGGGCTCGTCTCCCGGTACGGGCTCATCGCGTACGCGAACTCCCTCGAACAGATCGGCCCGATCGCGGGCACCGTCGAGGAGGCGGCCGCCGCGCTCGACGTCATCGCGGGCGACGACCCGAACGACGGGACGACCCGCGACCTGCGCGAGGTCGAGGGCGCCGACCCCGACGCGAGCTACGCCGCGGCCGCCGACGGCGACGTGGCGGGCCTGACGGTCGGCGTGCCCACGGAGCTGTTCGAGGGCGCCGACGAGCGCGTCGTCGAGACGGTCGAGGCCGCGATCGACGACCTGGAGGCGCAGGGCGCTGAGACGACGGAGATCTCGCTCCCCTCCGTCGAGCACGCGGTCCAGGCGTACTACGTCATCGCGATGGCGGAGGCCTCCTCGAACCTCGCGCGCTTCGACGGCGTCCGGTACGGTCACCGGAGCGACGCGGACGGCAACTGGAACGAGTCGTTCGCGGAGACCCGCGAGGAGGGGTTCGGCGCGGAGGTCAAACGCCGGATCCTGCTCGGCACGTACGCGCTCTCGGCCGGCTACCACGACAAGTACTACGAGAAAGCGCAGGACGCCCGCGCGTGGGTCCGTCGGGACTTCGAGGACGCCTTCGACGACGTCGACGTGATCGCGTCGCCGACGATGCCGGTCCTCCCCTTCGAGCTGGGCGAGAGCCTCGACGACCCGCTGCGGATGTACCTCGCGGACGCGAACACGACGCCGGTCAACCTCGCGAACCTCCCCGCGGTCTCCGTGCCCGCGGGCGAGGCGGACGGGCTGCCGGTCGGGCTACAACTCGTCGGCCCGAAGTTCGGCGAGGAGACCATCGTCCGCGCCGCGAGCGCGGTCGAGGAGCGATGA
- the gatC gene encoding Asp-tRNA(Asn)/Glu-tRNA(Gln) amidotransferase subunit GatC, whose protein sequence is MSDTAASDDGEAAVDAEEVRHVADLARVRLADEEVDEFAAQFGDILEYFAALDEVPETEREEELVNVMRPDEVREGLSQEEALANAEETEDGFFVGPKVS, encoded by the coding sequence ATGAGCGACACCGCAGCGTCGGACGACGGCGAGGCCGCCGTCGACGCCGAGGAGGTCAGACACGTCGCGGATCTCGCGCGGGTGCGGCTCGCCGACGAGGAGGTCGACGAGTTCGCGGCGCAGTTCGGCGACATCTTGGAGTACTTCGCGGCGCTCGACGAGGTCCCGGAGACGGAGCGCGAGGAGGAGCTCGTCAACGTGATGCGCCCGGACGAGGTCCGCGAGGGGCTCTCGCAGGAGGAGGCGCTCGCGAACGCCGAGGAGACGGAGGACGGCTTCTTCGTCGGGCCGAAGGTGTCGTAG
- a CDS encoding DUF5788 family protein codes for MSDPERTAIDDDVREALLDRVNSPSATVGASVPDEVEIDGSAVDLSAFIVETRKVDAVPPALDRKVTAARESLRAERARRVERLESDPLDPETAEALADEVVGIDRALNALEGIRRPGFADEHHADTLAGHERWLAFVDQVR; via the coding sequence ATGAGCGACCCGGAGCGAACGGCGATCGACGACGACGTTCGCGAGGCCCTCCTCGACCGCGTGAACAGCCCCAGCGCCACCGTCGGCGCGAGCGTGCCCGACGAGGTCGAGATAGACGGGAGCGCCGTCGACCTGTCGGCGTTCATCGTCGAGACCCGCAAGGTCGACGCGGTCCCGCCCGCGCTCGACCGGAAGGTGACGGCGGCGCGCGAGTCCCTCAGGGCCGAGCGGGCGCGGCGCGTCGAGCGGCTGGAGAGCGACCCCCTCGACCCCGAGACCGCCGAGGCACTCGCCGACGAGGTCGTCGGCATCGACCGCGCGCTCAACGCCTTGGAGGGGATCCGCCGGCCGGGGTTCGCCGACGAGCACCACGCCGACACGCTGGCGGGCCACGAGCGCTGGCTCGCGTTCGTCGATCAGGTCCGGTAA
- a CDS encoding universal stress protein yields MYDRILYPTDGSAGSEAAAAHVGALASQFGASVDVLHVIDTREGGLGLSGAFLNDDPQAMSGRSPDEGYIGRHGDGPDPEEVEAGLTDHAEALIQASTGEVDLTTAVESGTPHSVILRYADEADADLVVMGTHGRTGVERYLLGSVAEKVVRLSDVPVMTVRADEDA; encoded by the coding sequence ATGTACGACAGGATACTGTACCCGACAGACGGGAGCGCCGGATCGGAGGCGGCGGCGGCGCACGTGGGGGCGCTCGCGTCGCAGTTCGGCGCGAGCGTGGACGTGTTACACGTGATCGACACCCGCGAGGGCGGGCTTGGCCTGAGCGGGGCGTTCCTCAACGACGACCCGCAGGCGATGAGCGGGCGGTCGCCCGACGAGGGCTACATCGGGCGGCACGGGGACGGCCCCGACCCCGAAGAGGTCGAGGCCGGCCTCACCGACCACGCCGAGGCGCTCATCCAGGCCTCGACCGGCGAGGTCGACCTGACGACCGCGGTCGAGTCGGGGACGCCCCACTCGGTGATACTGCGCTACGCCGACGAGGCCGACGCCGACCTCGTGGTGATGGGGACGCACGGACGGACCGGGGTCGAGCGGTACCTGCTCGGCAGCGTCGCGGAGAAGGTCGTCCGGCTCTCGGACGTGCCGGTGATGACGGTGCGGGCGGACGAGGACGCGTGA
- a CDS encoding pyridoxal phosphate-dependent aminotransferase, translated as MSDAYDFSERIGRVEPSATLAISNLAAEKEAEGADIVDLSVGEPDFDTPANVVEAGKEALDAGHTGYTSSNGVPALKEAIAEKLRGNGIDADAGEVIVTPGGKQALYETFQTLIDEGDEVVLLDPAWVSYEAMAKLAGADLSRVDLAPHGFQLEPALDELAETVSDDTELLVVNTPSNPTGAVFSEAALEGVRDLAVEHDVAVISDEIYERIVYDADHVSLASLDGMADRTVTINGFSKAYSMTGWRLGYLHATDEFVGEAGKLHSHSVSCATNFVQRAGIEALENTEASVEEMRDAFADRRDLLVDLFDEHGVDVDVGDGAFYMMIPVDDDDQAWCERAIEEAAVACVPGSAFNAPGYARISYAASEERLREAVDRLVANDLL; from the coding sequence ATGAGCGACGCATACGACTTCTCGGAGCGGATCGGACGCGTAGAGCCCAGCGCGACGCTGGCGATATCGAACCTCGCGGCGGAGAAGGAGGCCGAGGGCGCCGACATCGTCGACCTCTCGGTCGGCGAGCCCGACTTCGACACCCCGGCGAACGTCGTCGAGGCCGGCAAGGAGGCCCTCGACGCGGGCCACACGGGGTACACCTCCTCGAACGGCGTGCCCGCGCTGAAGGAGGCGATCGCGGAGAAGCTCCGCGGCAACGGGATCGACGCCGACGCCGGCGAGGTGATCGTCACCCCCGGCGGCAAGCAGGCCCTGTACGAGACGTTCCAGACCCTGATCGACGAGGGCGACGAGGTCGTCCTGCTCGACCCGGCGTGGGTCTCCTACGAGGCGATGGCGAAACTCGCCGGCGCCGACCTCTCGCGCGTCGATCTGGCGCCCCACGGCTTCCAGCTGGAGCCCGCGCTCGACGAGCTCGCCGAGACCGTCTCGGACGACACCGAACTGCTCGTCGTCAACACCCCGTCGAACCCCACGGGCGCGGTGTTCTCGGAGGCGGCCCTAGAGGGCGTCCGCGACCTCGCCGTGGAGCACGACGTGGCCGTCATCTCGGACGAGATCTACGAGCGGATCGTCTACGACGCCGACCACGTCTCGCTCGCGAGCCTCGACGGGATGGCCGACCGCACGGTGACGATCAACGGCTTCTCGAAGGCGTACTCGATGACCGGCTGGCGGCTCGGCTACCTCCACGCCACCGACGAGTTCGTCGGCGAGGCCGGGAAGCTCCACTCCCACTCCGTCTCCTGTGCCACGAACTTCGTCCAGCGCGCGGGGATCGAGGCGCTGGAGAACACCGAGGCGTCGGTCGAGGAGATGCGCGACGCCTTCGCCGACCGCCGGGACCTCCTCGTGGACCTGTTCGACGAGCACGGCGTCGACGTCGACGTCGGCGACGGCGCGTTCTACATGATGATCCCGGTCGACGACGACGACCAGGCGTGGTGCGAGCGCGCCATCGAGGAGGCCGCGGTCGCCTGCGTCCCCGGGAGCGCGTTCAACGCCCCCGGCTACGCCCGCATCTCGTACGCCGCGAGCGAGGAGCGCCTGCGCGAGGCGGTCGACCGACTCGTCGCGAACGACCTGCTGTAA
- the ribH gene encoding 6,7-dimethyl-8-ribityllumazine synthase, with translation MVSLGLVVARFNDSVTEPMAEAAREAAADRDAVVVDELSVPGAYDSPLAADRLARRDDVDAVAVVGAIVTGDTDHDRVIANATAEKLTQVSLDRDTPVTFGVSGPGMSGAEARERIDKGADAAAAAIDLATELD, from the coding sequence ATGGTCTCGCTGGGACTGGTGGTGGCGCGGTTCAACGACTCCGTCACGGAGCCGATGGCCGAGGCCGCCCGCGAGGCGGCCGCCGACCGCGACGCCGTCGTCGTCGACGAACTGAGCGTGCCGGGCGCGTACGACAGCCCGCTGGCCGCCGACCGGCTGGCGCGCCGGGACGACGTCGACGCCGTCGCGGTGGTCGGCGCCATCGTCACCGGCGACACCGACCACGACCGCGTCATCGCGAACGCGACCGCCGAGAAGCTCACGCAGGTGAGCCTCGACCGGGACACGCCGGTCACCTTCGGCGTGAGCGGCCCGGGGATGTCCGGCGCGGAGGCGCGCGAGCGGATCGACAAGGGGGCGGACGCGGCCGCGGCCGCGATCGACCTCGCGACGGAACTCGACTGA
- the msrA gene encoding peptide-methionine (S)-S-oxide reductase MsrA codes for MTDTETATVGGGCFWCVEAAFKELDGVEAVTSGYAGGHVEDPSYREVCTGNTGHAEVVQVEYDPEALSYEEILEIFFTVHDPTQLNRQGPDVGTQYRSIVLYHDDEQRRIAENYVAALDEKGGYDDDVVTEVERLETFYRAEEKHQDYFEKNPADAYCTMHAQPKVEKVRERFREKVKA; via the coding sequence ATGACAGACACCGAGACCGCGACGGTCGGCGGCGGCTGCTTCTGGTGCGTCGAGGCGGCGTTCAAGGAACTCGACGGCGTCGAAGCCGTCACTTCGGGCTACGCCGGCGGCCACGTCGAGGACCCGAGCTATCGCGAGGTGTGTACCGGCAACACCGGCCACGCCGAGGTCGTTCAGGTCGAGTACGACCCCGAGGCGCTCTCTTACGAGGAAATCTTGGAGATCTTCTTCACCGTCCACGACCCGACCCAGCTGAACCGACAGGGGCCGGACGTGGGCACCCAGTACCGGTCGATCGTCCTCTACCACGACGACGAGCAGCGCCGGATCGCGGAGAACTACGTGGCCGCGCTCGACGAGAAGGGCGGCTACGACGACGACGTGGTGACCGAGGTCGAGCGCCTGGAGACGTTCTACCGCGCCGAGGAGAAACACCAGGACTACTTCGAGAAGAACCCGGCCGACGCCTACTGTACGATGCACGCGCAGCCGAAGGTGGAGAAGGTCCGCGAGCGGTTCCGCGAGAAGGTCAAGGCGTAA
- a CDS encoding metallophosphoesterase family protein encodes MKVGLISDVHANLPALETVLDDMPTVDRIYCAGDVVGYNPWPAECVERVREVAAATVRGNHDRTVESPQRYSANRMAEAGLEHAKASLSDEQREWVDALPRTETFGGGRFLLVHSHPAAEREDAYVYPEEFPNLDRHMGEYDGIVLGHTHVQGCRDVAGGFVCNPGSVGQPRDGDPRAGYAVLDTTADGSDAVETHRVEYDVDRVAAAVREAGLPETTAERLYEGR; translated from the coding sequence ATGAAGGTCGGCCTCATCTCGGACGTTCACGCGAACCTCCCGGCGCTGGAGACGGTCCTCGACGACATGCCCACCGTCGACCGGATCTACTGCGCGGGCGACGTGGTCGGCTACAACCCCTGGCCCGCCGAGTGCGTCGAGCGCGTGCGCGAGGTCGCGGCGGCGACGGTCCGGGGGAACCACGACCGCACCGTCGAGAGCCCGCAGCGGTACAGTGCCAACCGGATGGCCGAGGCCGGCCTCGAACACGCGAAGGCGTCCCTCTCGGACGAGCAGCGCGAGTGGGTCGACGCCCTCCCGCGGACGGAGACGTTCGGTGGCGGCCGGTTCCTGCTCGTCCACTCGCACCCCGCCGCCGAGCGCGAGGACGCCTACGTCTACCCGGAGGAGTTCCCGAACCTCGACCGGCACATGGGCGAGTACGACGGGATCGTCCTCGGGCACACCCACGTTCAGGGGTGCCGCGACGTGGCCGGCGGGTTCGTGTGCAATCCGGGCAGCGTCGGCCAGCCCCGCGACGGCGACCCGCGGGCCGGGTACGCCGTCCTCGACACGACGGCCGACGGGAGCGACGCGGTCGAGACGCACCGCGTCGAGTACGACGTGGACCGCGTCGCGGCCGCGGTCCGCGAGGCCGGCCTCCCCGAGACGACGGCGGAGCGGCTCTATGAGGGCAGGTAG